One genomic window of Choristoneura fumiferana chromosome 14, NRCan_CFum_1, whole genome shotgun sequence includes the following:
- the LOC141434858 gene encoding uncharacterized protein translates to MVYHCYFVCGIINFFSLVKIHKSSIINAQRQKYPRIMGRNKRKRDNSLELTKKIKKLIKSRSSSTSPSISSESSYYREPQSVGDCSGEASEVEFLDESLLELDEELPNINQHLHETPKIENSGETEKEKCLPMEILSILGEGKKPTETLGKKVPKEISERWGKIIQDGLAKEIKEGLINKTLIPENFQLAKAPKLNAEVSAILSDSTRNRDKRLEKSQNQLGLAIARLVNLTTDLIDTDMEKIKLITQLSEINQILLDLHYEETQNRRRLIIPLLDRKFTHITKDMKRDMTLFGENLNENIKISKTIEKSGQQIKKRAQPNFNKENQGNMQAPPRQYQPGSRRAQQNYARPQPSASYNKERPMPPAQTTRRQRAAAPPAPQRGRMAAQPRNYDQKARR, encoded by the exons ATGGTTTATCATTGTTATTTTGTGTGCGGCATCATCAACTTCTTTTCTCTCGTTAAAATACACAAATCATCAATTATTAACGCTCAAAGACAAAAATATCCCAGAATAATGGGCAGGAATAAGAGAAAAAGAGACAATTCGTTGGAATTgacaaaaaagataaaaaaattgatCAAATCAAGATCCAGCTCCACATCGCCTTCAATTTCATCAGAAAGTTCTTATTACAGAG AACCGCAGTCAGTGGGGGACTGTTCCGGAGAGGCGTCAGAGGTGGAGTTCCTTGATGAGTCACTTCTGGAATTGGATGAAGAACTTCCAAACATCAATCAACACCTACATGAAACTCCTAAAATTGAAAACTCAGGCGagactgaaaaagaaaaatgtctCCCAATGgaaattttatcaattttaggAGAGGGAAAAAAGCCCACCGAAACATTGGGCAAGAAAGTGCCCAAGGAAATCTCTGAACGTTGGGGGAAGATCATACAAGATGGGCTAGCCAAGGAGATTAAAGAGGGCCTAATAAATAAAACCctgatcccggaaaatttccAGCTTGCAAAAGCTCCGAAATTAAATGCTGAGGTGTCAGCAATCCTTTCTGATTCTACCAGAAATAGAGACAAAAGACTAGAGAAGTCACAAAATCAATTGGGCCTTGCTATTGCAAGGCTGGTGAATCTGACAACAGACCTTATTGATACTGATatggaaaaaatcaaactaataacacAACTGTCAGAAATAAACCAGATTCTCCTGGACCTTCATTATGAAGAGACACAAAACAGAAGACGCCTTATTATCCCTTTGTTAGATAGGAAGTTTACGCATATAACAAAGGACATGAAACGGGACATGACCTTATTTGGAGAAAATcttaatgaaaatataaaaatttccaAAACCATTGAAAAATCTGGTCAGCAAATAAAGAAACGTGCACAGCCCAACTTCAATAAGGAGAACCAGGGAAACATGCAAGCGCCTCCTCGTCAATATCAGCCAGGATCAAGACGTGCTCAACAGAACTACGCGCGTCCACAGCCTTCAGCCAGCTACAACAAAGAGCGGCCAATGCCTCCGGCCCAAACGACGAGGAGGCAACGAGCAGCGGCACCGCCCGCGCCCCAGCGAGGCCGTATGGCGGCACAACCGCGGAATTACGATCAGAAAGCACGACGATAG